The genomic DNA TTAATGGCTAAGGGGTTTACTCAAAGGGAAGGTATAGATTACACTGAAATATTTTCACCTACAGTCaagtttaaaactatttttatgaTGCTTGCTATAGCTGTACATTTTGACTTAGAATTGGAACAATTAGATGTCAAAACTATTTTTCTACATGGTGATCTTGATGAGcttatatatatggatcaaccAGCTGGTTATATTGATAATCTTTATCCTGAATATGTCTGTTTACttaaaaaatctttgtatggatcaaaacaatcccctaggcaatggtataaaaaaatttgataattttgctaCTAGGATTGGTTTTATTATAAGtaaatatgataattgcttTTACTTCATGTTCTATGATATTCCCGTTTATTTGCTTctgtatgtagatgacattttACTGATTAGTAAGTCCAAGtctaaaatatatgaattaaaatcATTGTTAAATAccaattttgatataaaagaCTTAGGACCTGTTAGGAAAATTTTAGGAATGGTAATTGAGAGAGACAAAAGTAAGTTTTGTCTAAAGGTACATCAGCATGATTATTTGTTGAAAACTGTACAAAAAATAGACATGTCGGATTGCAAATCTGTGAGTGTTCCCTTAGttggtcattttattttatctaagtCACAGCGTCCTTTGTCTGATTATGAGATTCTTAAGATGGAAAGCATCCCatatgaaaatgtaattaaaactATCATGTACTCAATGATTAGTACCGGGCTagaccttgcatattcaatttctTTAGTTAGTAGATTCATGTCTAACCCTGGAAAACCCCATTAGGATGctttaaaatatttgttgagATATATTAATGGTTCCATAAATATTGGTTTGAATTATAAGAAAAGATGTGATGCACTTGATCTTGTGGGCTTTGTAGACTCTGATTTTCCAGGGGATAAAGATTCAAGGAAATCTACTACTACCTTCTTCTTCACCTTAGGAGGTAATTGCATCAATTGGAAATCACAATTGCAACCTCTGAGTGCACTGTGTTCCACTAAGGTAGAATATGTGACGGTAACAAATGCATTTAAAGAAGCCATTTGGCTTTAAGGCCTCTTAAAGAAAATTCATCTGTTACAGAGTAGAGTTGTGGTGTTTTCAAATAGCCAGAGTGCTATTCACCTGTGCAAGAACCCAGTGTATCATGAAAGAACCAAGCATGTGGATGTAAGATACCACTATGTGAGAGATCGGGTGACAAATGGTATGATAACAAAGGTAGTAACAACagctaaattcaaatattatttggacTTGCTACATGTCGAAGTTAGTTGAAGGAATAACCAACAAGAGTGATGATGGCGAGGATTGAAGCATGCTGCACAATGTTGAAGAGAGTGTCCTCAaggtgttgaagcttcaaggtgGAGGTTGTTGAGTATGGGGAAGCATCAACTCCTTAAACGCTATCGTTTTGACAAGGGGATAGAGGTCCATCTGGCAACTGCTCAATGGTTGCTCCAAAACGTTGTCGTTTTGGAGCTCATGAGCTCAGAGGGCCAAACGAAAACCCCCTTCATCGTTTCATGGCTCGTTTGATTTCCCCCCATACCAGCTTGTCATTTAGCTTGCTGCACTTAAGGTCGTCGATCTAATTCCTAAGTCATATCTCCACCGTTGCTTCCACCTATTTATATCCCATTGAGTCCTTGAGATTTGTGCATCAAAGAGAAAGAAGGGTAAGAGGTAGAGTCGGgttttcattagggtttttccctctcatttgtttttgtacatattcttcatttcttttgatttcataGGAATGCCTTCTGATTTGTTGTAATCTTTGAGCATTTTTGTCAGGAAATCAATGAGTATATAGTGAGGATTGATGTTTGTACAGTGAAGGCGTAAATCTTTTTTACTAGTGCAGTGATCTCTTCTCGCCGGAGCTTAACATGGATGTAACCCTAATTTAGAAGGTGAACCAAGGTAAATCTTGTTGTGTTcgttttctttcatttcatttcctttACTATTTCATGTTTTTGTATGTCTGTGCTTCCATTTTTCGAATAGTTGTTTCAGATTCATTTTTGGTTCTAAGTGTTAGAGGAGGCTGAGGCTTTGTTTCGTCCCAACAACAACAATACCAAGCCAACAACAAAATGTGCACATTCAAGAGAATTTCTCCTCTTTACATAAACGCATGCATTAACATTTCCAACAAATAGTAGGAAGCATGATATATATAGAGAAGGATTAGTTGTATACTTACAAGTGCATATTCCCCAGTCTCGAAGATGCGAATGTCCAAGACCTAATGTCACAGATGCGAGCAAGCAGAGTTTTGATCTTGTGCACCAGTGTATGTAAATTCAccaaaaaaaacaacaattctTTTttcgggttttttttttttttttttgggggggggggggcagggCTAACAGGTTCCAAACTTTGTCGGACTAGTCTTCTATGGATTCATCAACGCCACAAtatggaaaaaataataaaaaaccaATAATGTTATCCATTCAGAGAACAAAACTGGCTACCTCGCCGCGGTCTTCGTATATGTAATCCAGCCCTTTGTAATACGGCGGATGCCCGACCGATAAGTACTGATAGATACATGCCCACAAACACAATTTGCTCAATATTTGTTGTTTGCAAATCCATTCAttcacctctttttttttttttttcttttaattaagcATTTATTCACTCACATTGACACTGTTGAGATACTTTTCCTTGTCCACTCTCACAATCTGACCCTTCTTCACTGCAAGAACAGAGAACAGAAGCGGCATCAGAAGAAACTAATCAATCATGAATTAGGGTTCTGTAGATTGGGGAAACTCAACTGGAGTAGACGGGTTTCTTCGGCCGCTTAGTAGGAGCTGCATCCGAAGTTATGGAAGAATCCTCTATTTTCGCCTGCGTAGGCTTCTGGTTCTCTGCTTCCGTCGATTTCACCGCTCTGATTAGGGGTAGATGAATAATGGGGTTTCTTCTTCTGTGGAGTTGTGGGTATGGTGACGGAGACAAGAAGTATGGAAACGAGCTCTGCCTGAAGGTTGCAGCAAAGGCCATGACGTGAGAGGGCCTCTGCCTGAGCGTGGATTTGTagataaaaagatgaaattccCAAGGCCACAACTAATTTGTAAGGGAGATGAAATAAATATTAGTTTAGAAAATtgtacataatattttttatcttaaagtatataatataattaaaatatttaaaatacctCTTATTCAAGACGATGTAATAAGGTacatgactaaaatatccctcatcTAAGACGGTGATAAGCGAgaggtatttttattatttgtaatgtATTATGTAATCCAAAATATAAGATAAGAAGTACTAATTGTATGATCTACTAGTTTATTCTAATTCGCTTAGCTGcaattatatcatttaaaaGTAAGGCATTATAgtagctgaaagaaaaattataaaatcttaaCCCTAAGATTTAAAGGACCTCCTAGTCCCTTATTTTTGTcaccaaatttttattttttatttgaaccCTATTTATTCTATAGTTACTTTTgaagaataaattttatttttattcttaaatttatcaTAAATCATCGTgtatttatgatataaatataaagtgAAATAATCATAGATCTAGATTATGATTTAACACACAACACACATTATATGAAATAATATTAGCAATTAAAGATCAATTGTGTGAGGTTTCTTGATTATATCTTATGTTTGTTTGATTCGTGAACAACAATTCTTCTTCAAGTATGTTGGTTTCCTCCCCTATACTTCCAAAGTTGTAGCTCATGAGGAACATTTTACATGCCAAGGTTTTTTCTAATAAGAGAAAGGACTTAacacataattaatattattttgggcCCTTCCATTAACAAGCCCAATTTGAACAATAAAATCGACACATTTTTCGTACCATACTAGTAATAGGAAAAGAATAATTACATCAGCTTTTTCTAAGATTAGATGAGATTATATACAATTGTTAGTGTTATGTTCTAAAACAA from Diospyros lotus cultivar Yz01 chromosome 4, ASM1463336v1, whole genome shotgun sequence includes the following:
- the LOC127799133 gene encoding NAD(P)H-quinone oxidoreductase subunit O, chloroplastic, giving the protein MAFAATFRQSSFPYFLSPSPYPQLHRRRNPIIHLPLIRAVKSTEAENQKPTQAKIEDSSITSDAAPTKRPKKPVYSMKKGQIVRVDKEKYLNSVNYLSVGHPPYYKGLDYIYEDRGEVLDIRIFETGEYALIAWVGIPTAPAWLPTDMLIKSDRLNYERM